A region from the Nitrososphaera sp. genome encodes:
- a CDS encoding rhomboid family intramembrane serine protease, which yields MSASGGLPVVVIALVVLNIAAYLVSIDASYGISKRALLNYAFVPAYLFSDPSRAILTIFTSMFLHANVAHIALNMMALVAVGRYVEASLGHWRFLLIYVISGVAAALLFGAVQFGLSDPSTHLVGASGAISGIIGTSVILGNRGAFGWFAMQLILGFVSLGGTGFGGIAFMAHVGGFLAGIGMTRLLILREKASRQLA from the coding sequence ATGAGCGCGAGTGGAGGATTGCCGGTTGTTGTAATTGCGCTGGTCGTACTAAATATCGCAGCCTACCTTGTGAGCATTGACGCCTCTTATGGCATAAGTAAGAGGGCGCTCCTAAATTACGCCTTTGTTCCTGCTTATCTCTTCAGCGATCCGAGCAGAGCAATCCTTACGATATTTACCTCAATGTTTCTCCACGCCAATGTCGCACACATTGCACTCAACATGATGGCCCTTGTTGCGGTTGGTCGGTATGTGGAAGCCAGTTTAGGCCACTGGAGGTTCCTTTTAATCTACGTTATTTCAGGCGTAGCTGCGGCACTGCTGTTTGGTGCGGTTCAGTTTGGGCTGAGCGATCCTTCTACCCACCTTGTAGGAGCCTCCGGAGCGATATCAGGAATAATCGGAACTTCGGTAATTCTCGGAAACAGAGGCGCCTTTGGCTGGTTCGCGATGCAGTTAATCCTTGGCTTTGTCTCGCTTGGGGGAACTGGGTTTGGGGGAATTGCCTTTATGGCTCACGTCGGGGGGTTTCTAGCAGGCATTGGGATGACAAGGCTATTGATACTGCGGGAAAAAGCCAGCAGGCAGCTTGCATAG